A section of the Humulus lupulus chromosome 2, drHumLupu1.1, whole genome shotgun sequence genome encodes:
- the LOC133817785 gene encoding uncharacterized protein LOC133817785: MAGLLAWAADVVGGGGSGHGNGEGGADLIPIVYSPEQQKYVQELDQKAASLSRSIQDLRLRLPPPDISQRLPHLHAHSLASNADLALQLNSHSATREQAQLREVTLQEENAAFEKAISNCENKIQEKRQEADVLRRKLEEMEETEKNLRVELENAQTALSASQSGGGAEVSVGESSAFETGQDTAAPKSSIIEELENQKKELSLLEDKVQVLEKTWLEVQENALKQPTPAQREKILDKQLHSLIEQLASKQAQAEGLVSEIHIKGLELENLNGLWRRLESSNVEVNAARNRFVRSTLEKGSASSDYIVEPNYKNPYSSGGRNECQQRLMLLRSGFVFYILVLHILVFIKISFW; the protein is encoded by the exons ATGGCAGGCCTACTAGCATGGGCGGCAGACGTCGTCGGGGGCGGCGGTAGTGGACATGGAAACGGAGAAGGTGGGGCTGATTTAATCCCAATTGTTTACAGTCCAGAGCAGCAAAAGTACGTTCAGGAATTGGATCAGAAAGCGGCTTCTTTGAGCCGCTCAATTCAAGATCTACGGTTGAGACTCCCTCCTCCTGACATATCCCAACGCCTTCCTCACCTCCATGCTCACTCCCTAGCTTCTAATGCCGATCTTGCTCTCCAATTGAATTCCCACTCCGCTACCCGCGAACAG GCTCAATTGAGAGAGGTGACTCTACAAGAAGAAAATGCTGCTTTCGAAAAAGCTATATCAAATTGTGAAAATAAGATACAGGAGAAAAGACAGGAAGCTGATGTACTAAGGAGAAAATTAGAG GAGATGGAGGAGACTGAGAAGAATTTGAGGGTGGAACTTGAAAATGCACAAACTGCATTGAGTGCCAGTCAATCTGGTGGAGGAGCAGAAGTATCAGTGGGTGAATCCTCAGCGTTTGAAACTGGACAAGATACAGCAGCCCCGAAGTCCTCCATAATAGAGGAGTTAGAGAACCAGAAGAAGGAGCTG AGTTTATTGGAGGATAAAGTTCAGGTCTTAGAAAAGACTTGGTTAGAAGTACAAGAGAATGCACTGAAGCAACCCACCCCAG CACAAAGAGAGAAGATATTAGATAAGCAGCTTCACAGCCTCATTGAGCAACTGGCTTCGAAACAG GCACAAGCAGAAGGCTTGGTAAGTGAAATTCATATAAAAGGGCTGGAACTAGAAAATTTGAATGGTTTGTGGAGGCGGCTGGAAAGTAGCAATGTAGAGGTGAATGCAGCCAGAAATCGGTTTGTCCGAAGCACATTAGAGAAGGGGTCTGCTTCCTCTGATTACATTGTTGAACCTAATTACAAGAACCCTTATTCTTCTGGTGGCCGAAATGAATGTCAGCAGAGGCTTATGTTGCTCAGATCAGGTTTTGTGTTTTACATTTTAGTTTTGCACATCTTGGTCTTCATCAAAATTTCATTttggtaa
- the LOC133817784 gene encoding serpin-ZX-like, with protein sequence MEHSSKSNSSNHFNTNFCLALTTQVLENEANKGTNFVASPLSLHVVLSLVAAGSTGRTLEQLLFFLGSQSVDELSLLSSHVTSLISPNEGSESPRSGPLLSFVNGAWLDQRYNLKPSFEAIVKETYKAEIKNVDFVAKADEIVDEVNSWAEKETEGLITKLLPYGCVDFHTVLVFANALYFKGSWDKQFDTSNTRTRNFHLLNGQTVQVPFMTTGDNPFERHLYKCFDTFKVLKIPYRSGQDSRRFSMYFFLPNERDGIFNLIQKVKSNPNFLDEQYELTKDKLTEFWIPKFKFSFEFGAIETMHKMGLKLPFKPGELTEVIDCPILGKDIFVSKVFHKSCIEVNEEGTEAATSTAVMFELQRQRVYPSFVADHPFLFMIREETHGIVFFFGAVLNPLLDS encoded by the exons ATGGAGCATTCATCAAAGTCAAACTCCTCCAATCATTTCAACACCAATTTCTGTTTGGCCTTGACAACCCAAGTTTTAGAAAATGAAGCCAATAAGGGTACAAACTTTGTGGCCTCACCTTTATCATTACATGTTGTGTTAAGCTTGGTCGCCGCAGGGTCAACGGGACGTACTCTAGAACAGTTGTTGTTCTTTTTGGGATCACAAAGTGTTGATGAACTCAGTTTATTGTCTTCACATGTCACAAGTCTGATATCACCAAATGAAGGCAGTGAAAGTCCAAGAAGTGGTCCCCTCTTATCCTTTGTTAATGGGGCTTGGTTGGATCAAAGGTACAATTTGAAGCCATCATTTGAAGCTATTGTGAAAGAGACATACAAAGCCGAGATAAAAAACGTTGACTTTGTTGCTAAG GCTGATGAAATAGTGGATGAAGTGAATTCTTGGGCTGAAAAAGAAACCGAAGGACTCATAACTAAACTTCTTCCTTATGGATGTGTAGATTTTCATACTGTACTAGTTTTTGCAAATGCACTCTACTTCAAAGGATCATGGGATAAACAATTCGACACTTCAAATACTCGAACTAGAAACTTTCACCTTCTTAACGGTCAAACTGTTCAAGTTCCCTTTATGACAACTGGTGACAACCCTTTTGAGAGACATCTATACAAATGCTTTGATACTTTTAAGGTTCTCAAAATTCCTTACCGAAGTGGTCAAGACTCTCGTAGATTTTCCATGTACTTTTTCCTTCCAAATGAGAGGGATGGTATCTTCAATCTAATCCAAAAGGTTAAATCAAATCCTAATTTTTTGGATGAACAATATGAGCTGACAAAAGACAAACTCACTGAGTTTTGGattccaaaatttaaattctcattCGAGTTTGGAGCGATAGAGACCATGCATAAAATGGGGCTCAAACTACCTTTCAAGCCTGGTGAGCTTACAGAAGTGATTGATTGTCCCATTCTTGGTAAGGACATCTTTGTTTCAAAAGTATTCCACAAGTCTTGTATAGAAGTCAACGAGGAAGGGACAGAAGCTGCGACTAGCACTGCTGTTATGTTCGAATTGCAACGCCAAAGAGTGTATCCAAGCTTTGTGGCTGATCATCCCTTCTTGTTCATGATTAGAGAAGAGACTCATGGGATTGTGTTCTTTTTTGGAGCTGTGCTTAATCCACTTCTAGACTCCTAA